Proteins from one Acidiphilium multivorum AIU301 genomic window:
- a CDS encoding cation transporter, with the protein MDEAPATIEPALQDHCCAAAGPTAGTSPAPALRAERAALIGRAFRLEYATLGWMAIEATVAILAGLRARSVALGAFGIDSVIEIASALVLIWRLNVELRRGEAFGEQAERLAGRLAGGLLFALAASVVIMAAFRLAARAGASFSWPGLAVTLAAMPVMYLLARRKIAVADALGSRAMRADAMESITCFYLSLVVVIGLAVQAVTGAWWVDAATSLGVVWFLVREGREAWTGTCCC; encoded by the coding sequence ATGGACGAAGCCCCTGCCACCATCGAGCCAGCACTTCAGGACCATTGCTGCGCCGCGGCCGGCCCAACAGCCGGCACGAGCCCGGCGCCGGCGCTGCGCGCGGAGAGGGCGGCGCTGATCGGGCGCGCCTTCCGGCTGGAATATGCAACGCTTGGCTGGATGGCGATCGAGGCGACGGTGGCCATCCTGGCGGGGCTCCGGGCGCGCAGCGTGGCGCTGGGCGCCTTCGGGATCGACAGCGTGATCGAGATCGCCTCCGCGCTGGTGCTGATCTGGCGCCTGAACGTGGAGCTGCGCCGCGGCGAGGCGTTCGGCGAGCAGGCGGAACGCCTCGCGGGCCGGCTCGCCGGCGGGCTGCTGTTCGCCCTTGCCGCCTCTGTCGTCATCATGGCGGCGTTCAGGCTGGCGGCGCGGGCCGGCGCTTCGTTCTCCTGGCCCGGCCTCGCGGTGACGCTCGCGGCGATGCCGGTGATGTATCTGCTCGCGCGGCGCAAGATCGCCGTCGCCGATGCGCTCGGCAGCCGCGCGATGCGGGCCGATGCGATGGAGAGCATAACCTGCTTCTATCTCTCGCTGGTCGTCGTGATCGGCCTGGCGGTTCAGGCGGTCACCGGCGCCTGGTGGGTGGACGCCGCGACCTCTCTGGGTGTTGTCTGGTTCCTGGTCAGGGAAGGCCGCGAAGCCTGGACCGGCACCTGCTGTTGCTGA
- a CDS encoding MerR family transcriptional regulator encodes MLGIGELSRKTGVRIETIRYYERIGLLAPPARTAGNYRRYRETDVGRLRFIRRARALGFPIDRIGTLLALADQRDRSCEDVDAIARDHLDEIDRKIADLTALRRELASMVDACSSRSIARCRILGALASDR; translated from the coding sequence TTGCTCGGAATCGGCGAACTCTCCCGCAAGACAGGCGTCAGGATCGAGACGATCCGCTACTACGAGCGGATCGGCCTGCTGGCGCCGCCGGCCCGCACGGCGGGAAACTACCGCCGCTATCGCGAGACCGATGTCGGGCGTCTCCGCTTCATCCGGCGCGCGCGCGCCCTCGGCTTCCCGATCGACCGTATCGGCACGCTGCTCGCTCTGGCGGATCAGCGCGACCGCTCATGCGAGGATGTCGACGCGATCGCCCGCGACCATCTCGACGAGATCGATCGCAAGATCGCCGATCTCACCGCCCTGCGCCGCGAACTGGCATCGATGGTCGATGCCTGCTCCTCGCGCAGCATCGCCCGCTGCCGCATCCTCGGAGCCCTGGCGTCCGATCGGTGA
- the dmeF gene encoding CDF family Co(II)/Ni(II) efflux transporter DmeF, translating to MSDQTTFAGHDHIFLRADHERSERRTWWVIWICTAMMILEIVGGSLYGSIALVADGLHMSTHAGALLLAALAYRYARKHAGDPRFSFGTGKFGDLAGFTSAIVLAMIALLIGYEAIRRFFAPVPIDFAEALPIAGLGLVVNVVSALILAGGHDHGHSHGHAHGHGHGHGHGHGHGHHHGHAGDDHHHDDETHLVTIGGAAMRLGIFEDGVPPRFRLAAEDGDLPTAAAVTIETIRAGGRRQAFTMTAADGYLESHEEIPEPHEFTAVVAIGDASGAVNFVEHEHAHETTGRDNNMRAAVIHVATDAAVSILVIVGLLLARAFGWRWMDPAVGIVGALVIASWAFGLIRDTGAILLDMTPDRRLAQRLRETIEADGDELADLHLWRLGPGHLGAILSVRTASGLGAADYQRKLARFRSLSHLTVEVHARSA from the coding sequence ATGTCTGATCAAACGACCTTCGCAGGGCACGACCATATTTTCCTGCGCGCCGACCATGAGCGCAGCGAACGCCGCACCTGGTGGGTGATCTGGATCTGCACGGCGATGATGATCCTGGAGATCGTCGGCGGATCGCTGTACGGGTCGATCGCGCTGGTGGCGGATGGCCTGCACATGAGCACGCATGCCGGCGCCCTGCTGCTCGCCGCCCTCGCCTATCGCTACGCCCGCAAGCACGCCGGCGATCCGCGCTTCAGCTTCGGCACGGGGAAGTTCGGCGATCTGGCGGGGTTCACCAGCGCCATCGTCCTGGCGATGATCGCCCTGCTGATCGGCTACGAGGCGATCAGGCGGTTCTTCGCGCCAGTGCCGATCGATTTTGCCGAGGCCCTGCCGATCGCCGGGCTCGGGCTCGTCGTCAATGTGGTCAGCGCGCTCATTCTCGCCGGCGGGCATGACCATGGCCACAGCCACGGCCATGCCCACGGACATGGGCACGGGCACGGGCACGGGCACGGGCACGGGCATCATCACGGACACGCCGGGGATGACCACCACCATGACGACGAGACGCACCTCGTGACGATCGGCGGTGCCGCCATGCGCCTCGGCATTTTCGAGGATGGCGTGCCGCCGCGGTTCCGCCTGGCGGCGGAGGATGGCGATCTGCCGACGGCGGCGGCGGTGACGATCGAGACGATCCGCGCCGGCGGCCGGCGCCAGGCCTTCACGATGACGGCGGCCGACGGCTACCTGGAATCGCACGAGGAAATTCCCGAGCCGCATGAATTCACCGCGGTCGTTGCCATCGGCGATGCCAGCGGCGCCGTGAACTTCGTCGAGCACGAGCACGCCCATGAAACCACCGGGCGCGACAACAACATGCGCGCGGCGGTGATCCACGTCGCCACCGATGCGGCGGTGTCGATCCTGGTGATCGTCGGCCTTCTGCTGGCGCGCGCCTTCGGCTGGCGATGGATGGACCCGGCGGTCGGCATCGTCGGCGCGCTGGTCATCGCGAGCTGGGCGTTCGGCCTGATCCGCGACACCGGCGCGATCCTGCTGGACATGACCCCCGACCGCCGTCTCGCGCAGCGGCTGCGCGAGACGATCGAGGCGGATGGCGACGAACTGGCGGACCTGCATCTCTGGCGGCTCGGCCCGGGGCATCTGGGCGCCATCCTGTCGGTGCGGACGGCGAGCGGGCTGGGCGCTGCCGACTACCAGCGGAAGCTCGCCCGCTTCAGATCGCTTTCGCACCTGACCGTCGAGGTCCATGCGCGATCGGCGTGA
- a CDS encoding metal/formaldehyde-sensitive transcriptional repressor: MTHTVREKRKLLARVRRIRGQVEAIERALEAEAGCETVMQQIAGVRGAIAGLMAEVVEDHVRSHLVDADTHPDAQDNDATEQLLAVIRAYLK; this comes from the coding sequence ATGACCCATACCGTTCGTGAAAAGCGGAAGCTGCTGGCGCGCGTCCGCCGGATCCGGGGCCAGGTCGAGGCCATCGAGCGGGCTCTCGAGGCGGAGGCCGGCTGCGAGACCGTCATGCAGCAGATCGCCGGGGTCCGCGGGGCGATCGCGGGGCTGATGGCGGAGGTCGTCGAGGATCACGTCCGTTCGCACCTCGTGGACGCGGACACCCATCCCGACGCGCAGGACAACGACGCGACCGAGCAGCTCCTGGCCGTGATCCGCGCCTATCTGAAGTGA
- a CDS encoding (2Fe-2S)-binding protein, whose protein sequence is MEHDVSRRSFICGSALAAAAAGVPGPAAAAPPAADAGRVLGPGAIPVTLTVNGTGHVLAIPPQTTLADALRTMLGLTGTKVACDRGACSACTVWLDGKPIVSCMFLAIDAAGHRVTTIEGLARGDDLHPVQAAFIAHDALQCGFCTPGMVMSCAALLGSVPAPTDAEVRAAISGHLCRCGTYPHVIAATLDAARVRKS, encoded by the coding sequence GTGGAGCATGATGTTTCGCGACGGTCGTTCATATGCGGTTCGGCGCTGGCCGCCGCCGCCGCGGGCGTGCCCGGTCCCGCCGCGGCGGCACCGCCTGCCGCGGATGCCGGGCGGGTGCTCGGCCCCGGCGCAATCCCCGTCACCCTCACGGTCAACGGTACCGGCCACGTCCTCGCCATCCCGCCGCAGACGACCCTCGCCGATGCGCTCCGCACGATGCTCGGCCTGACCGGCACCAAGGTCGCATGCGATCGCGGCGCCTGTTCCGCCTGCACCGTCTGGCTCGACGGCAAGCCGATCGTCTCCTGCATGTTCCTCGCCATCGATGCCGCGGGGCATCGGGTCACGACGATCGAGGGGCTGGCGCGCGGCGACGACCTCCATCCCGTGCAGGCCGCGTTCATCGCGCACGACGCCCTGCAATGCGGCTTCTGCACGCCCGGCATGGTCATGAGCTGCGCCGCCCTGCTCGGCTCCGTGCCGGCACCGACCGACGCCGAGGTGAGGGCGGCCATCAGCGGCCATCTCTGCCGCTGCGGCACCTATCCGCACGTCATCGCGGCGACGCTCGACGCCGCGCGTGTCCGGAAATCCTGA
- a CDS encoding xanthine dehydrogenase family protein molybdopterin-binding subunit, protein MAHDPSRRTERFPHGIAGAGLGSIERSVPADEPPPLPPNAELAVIGRSVPRLNGRDKVTGATRYTVDIAPRGMLHARLLRAPLAHARIRAIDAGAARALDGVRAVVILAQPGDPLSGMVRYAGQPVAALAADSPAIARAALDLVRVDYEALPFVVDMEDARASEAPPVYAPGTAPAGHPSGFPAPAGLARHGNVRAAVIDRRGDVAAGLAAADVVVEGTYRTQVQTHCCMEPHAIVADWTEDGLTVHMSTQFTAGIRHELAAAFALPLSRVRVVVDGMGGGFGSKSTLGTYGRAAVALSRAAGAPVRLVLTRAEEQVDSGNRPGTFQHLRIGARRDGTLTAIELTSHGTAGVALGAGVGDFAGAVYRCPNLLTSHRDVFTNAGPGCAMRAPGNVPGAFAFEQAIDELAERLALDPVALRDRIDPSPVRREERRIGAARFGWAARHPPGSDRGPVKRGIGMAQSHWGAHVQINAACEVRVLRDGSVEVMSSVQDIGTGITTVLAQTVAEVLGLRAEDITVRIGDTIFPSGPPSYGSRTTASITPPARTAAWRVLRRLLAEAAQRLGVAPDALIARAGRIIVRDDPARGLAFGEVTARLRTDSISEVASRADDYAGFGQRYGDAATARQDLGGVQFAAVAVDTETGIIRVERVLAVQDCGRPMNPRQIESQVHGGILMGLSYALFEDRIMDRHTGRMVNPDLEQYKIAGPYETPAIDVVLLENYEANSATDAYGIAEPANIATAPAIANAVRNAIGIRMRRLPMTPAAVLAALGGSPSRNLPP, encoded by the coding sequence ATGGCGCATGATCCGTCACGCCGCACCGAGCGCTTCCCCCACGGCATCGCCGGGGCCGGCCTCGGGTCGATCGAGCGGTCGGTGCCGGCGGACGAGCCGCCGCCGCTGCCGCCGAACGCCGAACTCGCGGTCATCGGCCGTTCGGTTCCCCGGCTGAACGGGCGCGACAAGGTCACGGGCGCCACGCGCTACACGGTGGACATCGCGCCGCGCGGCATGCTGCATGCCCGCCTGCTGCGCGCGCCCCTCGCGCATGCCCGCATCCGCGCGATCGACGCCGGCGCGGCCCGCGCGCTCGATGGCGTCCGTGCGGTCGTCATCCTGGCGCAGCCCGGCGATCCCCTGTCGGGCATGGTCCGCTATGCCGGCCAGCCGGTCGCCGCACTCGCCGCCGACTCGCCGGCCATCGCCAGGGCGGCGCTCGATCTCGTCCGTGTCGACTACGAAGCGCTCCCCTTCGTCGTCGACATGGAAGACGCCCGCGCCAGCGAAGCGCCGCCGGTCTATGCCCCCGGCACCGCGCCGGCCGGCCATCCCTCCGGCTTCCCCGCCCCCGCCGGTCTCGCCCGACACGGCAATGTCCGCGCCGCCGTGATCGACCGGCGGGGCGACGTCGCCGCCGGCCTCGCCGCGGCCGATGTGGTGGTGGAGGGCACCTATCGCACCCAGGTGCAGACCCATTGCTGCATGGAGCCCCACGCCATCGTCGCGGACTGGACGGAGGACGGGCTCACCGTCCACATGTCCACCCAGTTCACCGCCGGCATCCGCCACGAACTCGCCGCCGCGTTCGCCCTCCCGCTCAGCCGCGTGCGTGTCGTGGTCGACGGCATGGGCGGCGGCTTCGGCTCGAAATCGACCCTCGGCACCTATGGGCGCGCCGCCGTCGCCCTCTCCCGCGCGGCCGGCGCGCCCGTCCGCCTGGTGCTGACCCGCGCCGAGGAGCAGGTCGATTCCGGCAACCGCCCCGGCACGTTCCAGCACCTGCGCATCGGCGCCCGGCGCGATGGCACGCTGACCGCGATCGAACTGACCAGCCATGGCACGGCGGGCGTGGCGCTCGGCGCCGGCGTCGGCGACTTTGCCGGCGCGGTCTACCGGTGTCCGAACCTGCTGACATCGCATCGCGACGTCTTCACCAATGCCGGGCCCGGCTGCGCCATGCGCGCGCCGGGAAACGTGCCGGGCGCCTTCGCCTTCGAACAGGCGATCGACGAGCTCGCCGAACGCCTCGCGCTCGATCCCGTTGCCCTGCGTGACAGGATCGATCCCAGCCCGGTCCGCCGCGAGGAACGGCGGATCGGCGCCGCGCGCTTCGGCTGGGCCGCCCGTCATCCGCCGGGTTCGGATCGGGGGCCGGTCAAGCGCGGCATCGGCATGGCGCAGTCCCACTGGGGCGCGCATGTGCAGATCAACGCGGCCTGCGAGGTCCGTGTCCTGCGCGACGGCTCGGTGGAGGTGATGTCGAGCGTGCAGGATATCGGCACCGGCATCACCACGGTGCTCGCCCAGACGGTGGCGGAAGTCCTCGGCCTGCGCGCGGAGGATATCACGGTCCGCATCGGCGATACCATCTTTCCGTCGGGGCCGCCGTCCTATGGCAGCCGCACGACGGCGTCGATCACGCCGCCCGCCCGCACCGCCGCCTGGCGCGTGCTCCGCCGCCTGCTGGCCGAAGCCGCCCAGCGCCTGGGCGTCGCGCCGGATGCCCTGATCGCCCGCGCCGGGCGGATCATCGTCCGCGACGATCCTGCCCGGGGCCTGGCCTTCGGCGAGGTCACGGCGCGGCTGCGCACGGATTCCATCAGCGAAGTCGCCTCCCGCGCCGACGATTACGCCGGCTTCGGGCAACGCTACGGCGACGCGGCGACGGCCCGGCAGGATCTCGGCGGCGTGCAGTTCGCCGCCGTCGCGGTCGATACCGAAACCGGCATCATCCGGGTCGAGCGCGTGCTCGCCGTCCAGGATTGCGGCCGCCCGATGAACCCGCGTCAGATCGAAAGCCAGGTTCATGGCGGCATCCTGATGGGCCTGTCCTACGCGCTGTTCGAGGACCGCATCATGGACCGTCACACCGGCCGCATGGTCAACCCCGATCTCGAGCAATACAAGATCGCCGGACCGTACGAGACCCCCGCGATCGACGTCGTCCTCCTCGAAAACTATGAAGCCAACAGCGCAA